The following is a genomic window from Bacteroidia bacterium.
GAGCGTCGAGTGAGGGCAAATATAGTTCATAAGCTTCTTTTTGTAGTTTGCCCGCATAAAAACTATGGAAAAAGTGTTTTCCGTACTTAATGACATAGTTAAGGATAAAAAAACGAAAAGCTTCTTTAATAAATAATACTTCCGCTTCGCTGAGCGGGTAAATCTCGTGATACGATTTCAGAAACAGCAAAAACCGGTCTTCCATTAGTGGAGAAACGAGATAACTGAAAACGGTCCGGTCTCCGGCATCAGATACTACACGGCTAAAAAAGTAGAAATCCAGCACACGGGAGGCCATTCGAAACCAGTCATAATCCCAGCGACTGTAAAATTGGCCATTTTCCCTGATCGAGAAGTTGCCAATGTTCCAGTCAACAAATACCGGAAGCTTGAGGAAGTTGTTGTAACCGATTTTTTCAGTATTGGTCAGAAACAACTCACATTGACTTTTGATCTGATCTATCTGCAGGCGGTATTCAAACCGGCCTGCACCGGTTTCGAGGATATTTTGCAGGTCGATGATATCAGACTGAACCGTCTTGGAAGAAGCCGGAAGCTGAGAGACAATGGACGCACAAGCTTTATGAAAAAGCGCAACCTGCTGCCCCAGCGTGATAATATGGGCATCGTCAAGCCTGCGGGGCATTTTTTGTTTGATGTGTATGGCCTGATAAAAAACCACCCATACGTCCTGAATTTCATCTTTAAAGCGGTAGGTAAACACTTCCCCCTCTTTCAGCAGAGAATGAGCGAGAAATTTGCTGAAAGGTTTGGGCAGACTATTGGCGAGAACATTGATAATGGTGTGGTCTTCCTTGAAATGTTCGTATTTGCCAAAGTAGGAGAGTTTGGCGATAACAAAGCGCTTTTTGCCCTGAAGTTTCACCTTATAGACATGGTTGGTAGAGACTTTGGCGCTGATGTCGGTGATAGATTTGACCGGCGTTTTGGGATCATACGCCTTCCAGGCTTCGGCGACGATCATGGGAAAATCAATAAGTTTCATAAGGGGCGTAGTTTGAATGCAAAGATGATAAAAAGGATGGGGAAAGTTGATAGATAAAAATCTTTACAAAATGTTTAGTTATGACTAAACATTTTGTAAATTTGTAAGTATAGAATGATTGAAAGCACAATACAATGCTGACGTTTTATGCCCAGGTTCACCATTAAAGAAATAGAAGAAGTCAGCGGAAACCGTGTTCGCATTTACAAACTTTTCAGAGATGATCACTGCGAGTTTGATGAATTTTGTATGGAGATAAGAAAGGAAGGAAACCTGGAGGCTCAGTTCGCTGTTATTCAGAATCGTTTGGAAGACGTTGCGAATATGCGACTACTTCCTGTCTCAAAATTTCGGGATATAACGCCTTCAAAGAGCAGGATAAAAGAATATTAAGTTAAAACCCGGGACCTGAGAGTGTATTTATTTTATGAAGAACTTCATGGCAAAATCATAGCTTGTGCGGGGAAAAAATCAACACAGAAAAAAGACATAAAAAGATTCAGGAGAATCATTCATGAATATTTTGAAAGCCGGAATTAAAGCAAATCATAATCCTATGTTTAAGAAAGAAGAACTCAAAAAATACCCTGAGTATTGGCTGGAAGGCATTCAGAATGAACTGTTTCGCCAGCTACATGCATATATGGAAAAAGAAGGGCTTAATCAGACTCAACTGGCAACCCGGCTGGGAGTTACCAAAGGGTATATTTCACAGATACTGAATGGTAACTTTAATTTTACTATAAAAAAGCTCGTAGAGCTATTACTCTCCATCGGGAAGGTTCCGGAGTTTAGGGTTTTGTCGGTGAATGAATTTCTTTCCGGAAAAAATTTAGAAACGATTACGATTCGCAATGCAAATGAAATGCTAACCAGCATTCCTATACAATCAAAGAATAATACAGGCAGGATCATCCGTATGAGTACGGTTTACGCTCAATCTAATATAGCCTCAGAGCCAGAATTATTAGAATATGGATCAGAACAGATAAAACATTATGCATAAGGAGATGGAAGAAAGCCGGAACCTAAAAATAGAGTTAGGAATTCAGTCTGTGAAGGTACGCGAGTTTTTAAATAAACCAGATACTTCGCCTTCTGAGGGTGAATTGAAAATAAGCTATAACTTTTCCCTCACGGTTGAAGCAGCGCGCGATGTATTAATTATTACTGTAGGGGTATTTTACTGGAAAGAATCACCTGATAACAGGTTATTTTCTCTAACTGTGGACAATACCTTCCTTGTTAAAGATTTGGCTTCTTTCCAAAAGGGAATATCTTATGAAATTCCCGATTCAATTATCCATACATTATTATCAATTTCGATTTCTCATACAAGGGGCTTGCTCGCGCATTATAGCTCAGGGACACCGTTTGAATCATTTCTTCTTCCCATTATTCCAATGGATGATCTTGTCAAAAATCTTGTTTGGTAACAAACATCACAGAAAGCCTGGAAAGATAACATTAGTTTTGCCCCATGAAAAACAATCCCTTCTCCAATATTTCTTTCTGGCTGATGATAAGCCTGACACTGGGTCTGGCACCTTTTTTCCCTGAGCCGCATATCTGGGGCAAAATCAAGTGGATCGCTGGCGGTGCCGTGGGTATGGCTCCGATGGACTGGTTTGACACCCTGCTGCACGGACTACCCTGGGTAGGATTGATAGTAGCAGTGGCGATGAATGCCACACGGAAGCAGGAGGTGAAGCAGTGAGCATGTCACCGGCAACTCCCGGTGTACAGGTTTTGTGAATAAATCGCCGGGTAGTTTTTGCAGTCAGACAGTAGTTTGATTGCTTTCGCTTTGTCCGGACTGGAGGCATAATACGCTTCCACAATCTTCATTCCGACAAAATACCCCAGATCTGCAGGTTGATTTTCGTCCACACTTCCCCCATAAACCCAATCTGAGTAATCGGCTATACCCTTATTCACATCTGCCTTAAATTTTTGCCACAACCCGCATTCGTGTTGTGCGCCATATTCGTGCAGGAAAGGATTGCTGTCGAGTTTCAGCAGGCTTCGGGTGACAAAATCTGCAAATCCTTCTTTCATAGCAGTGGACGCAAGGTCCCGGGTGTATTTATTTTTCTGCCATGAATGAACGGCTTCGTGGACCACAACCGGTACTACATTTCCAGTCTTGTTTATTGTGCTCCGAAGCCAGGGTGAAAGCTCGGAAATAATAGCACTAGAATCAGCGGCCACCATTTCTGTGCCGACCAGAATCTGGCCTTTCGAAACTGTGCCGCCGGTGCGGAGGCATCCAAAAGCAAAACAAATCCGCGGCGGCTTAAATCCAGGAAGAATATCCTGAAGCATCAATAAGTATTTTTCTATTTCGGCTTTTTGGTGTTCGATTTTCAGCGTGTTTTCCCTGATGGATGTCAGATAACCGGGGTACCGGCGAATCACCTTGACGATCTCCCCGGCAGTAAAGTCGCGCAGTTTGATAAACTGCTGGTTGTCCTTTGAGGCTTTCGCTATATACTCCTGCTCGAAAACCTTTATACTGTCCGCATTGCTCCGGGCCTCTGCCAGAAGGTCGTATGCCCTCCAGAAATTATCAATATCCGTTGTGATGATTTCTGCCTGGGGAAAAAGCGGGTTTCCCCATGTAACCATAAAAAATATAAGACAATATCGCATGTGTTTACATTTCATACGACGGATTTATAATTAATCACATAAATCTACAAACATTCCTTCACCAGCCCAAATGGTTTGCCCGCGACACCCCCGGTTCTTGATTTTCGGGGAAAAACTGCGTCACAACGCCATACACTTTTGACGACATTGGGTAACCCAAATGCAGAACTACGTGTCTTGGGGCTACTCTACGAGTTAGTCGTCAGAGAGATGATTCTCTTATAATTCGTTATCTGCTAGTTTTTCTCGGATGATTTGTCGCTCTCTTTCTATTTCTGCGGCGAGTTCTTCTTCCGTAGGCAGGTAAGGCAGATATTTACTGGCAAAAATTTGTTTGTTTTCATGTAATACAGAATAGCGGGCAATGGTACGATCCGTTTCTGTACAGAGTAAGATTCCTATCGTGGGGTTGTCTCCCTCTTTTCTTTCCAAATCGTCAAACATCCGTACATACATGTCTAATTGACCAATATCCTGATGGGTGATTTTATCGGTTTTGAGTTCCACAATCACAAAGCATTTCAGGATATAGTTGTAGAAAACCAGGTCAATAAAAAAATCCTTTGTTTCGGTTCGGATATGTTTTTGCCGGGCTACAAAGGCAAAACCTTTTCCCAGTTCCAGCAGAAAATGTTGCAGATTATTGATAAGAGTTTGTTCTAAATGTTGTTCAGTGTACACATAGTGGGTGGGTATGTTAAGGAACTCCAGTACGGTAGGGTTTTTTATAAACTCATGAGTATCCTGCTGAAAAGCTTTTGTATTTTCCTTCATTTCATCCTCCACGGGTTGCTGCATCTGCGATGAAAGCAAACGGTGATAATACAGTGTATTGATATTTCTTTCCAATGTACGTACTGCCCAGTTTTGGTCGGAGGCTTCTTTCAGGTAGTATTGTTGAGCATTCTTATCTAAAACTCTCATAATCAGCCGTATGTGCGACCAATTCAATTTGGCACAAGCGTGTGCCAAATGTTTCCACTCAGGGAAGGTCTTATAAAGCTGGCGATAGTCCCTCAAAGTTCTGGCACTAAATCCTTTGCCAAGGGCCGAAGAAAGTCTGCTTAAAATTTCTTTGCCATAGTCGGCTCGTTCTCTTCCCTCCTGCTCCTCTTCAACAATTCGTTTACCCATTAACCAGTAGGCTTCAATCATTGCTGAAGCAGTTGCAGCATAGGCATTTCGGCGGGCTTGTTCCAGAATTTGCTTTATGTCATGTATTAGTTTATCCATACCTAAAACTCTGAATTACAGTTCATATCTCAATACTTAGAAATATTTCACCTGTAAATTGTCTTCGTATAAATCATAAATCTACAAACATTCCTTCACCAGCCCAAATGGTTTGCCCGCGACACCCCCGGTTCTTGATTTTCGCAGCCAAAACTCCGTCTCAACATATACACTAACTGCGAATATTATGACGACGACCCTACCCTTCGCCCGGATCACCGGCTTCATACTACTCTCGTTTTTCGCGCAGCGGGTTTTTTCGCAACCCATGTTTTACCTGCCCGACGGTCAATCTCCCTGCCCGGGTGAGAATGTACACATTGATATGCTGGTTCCCGACATTTTTGATTCCTATATGTGGGATCTGGGAAATGGTTTCACTTATCCGGGTTATCAGCCACCCGTTGTTTCTTATGAGGAACAAGGTTCTTACGCACTGAGCCTCACTGTTACCGACAATACACCTTTCCGGGTGATAGATAAAATCACTGTTACCCAGATCAGCAATGTCTGGGATGATGCAGGCAGTTGCGATCTAAAACCCGACCTTCGGCTTTATTTCTACAATTCTTCCGGCGGCACATTCTACACCTCGACTCCTGTAGCTTATAATACCTTTCCCCCCGTTGATTTTATGATAGACGGAATACTGACACGTGAGGCCTTCCGTATCGCAGTCTGGGAATACGACTTTATGATCGCATGGCCCTTCTGCTGGAATCTTTCGGGGGAAGATCTGGGGTATGTGCTGGTGCCGGCAAATATTACCGGCGATACCCTTTTTCAGCCAGCCCATAACCTGGAAGTTGTCATCACGACCAAACTGGTAACGAGCACAACCTTTCACCTCGATATCACACTTTCTGAAGGTATTCCTGTGATTAGCTGCCACAATGATACCCTCGACTCAGGAGACTCAACCGCCACGGCCTGGTACGATACTCAGGGTCAATTGGTCGGCTCCGGTCAACAGTTTCTGCCCTCCACACCGGGCGAATATTATGTCGAAAGAGTCTCTGGCATCTGTAAACCTCGTTCACACGCGATTTCCTGGCCATGTAACGCTTCTACGTCCATTGAAACAGAGGTTTCCGATTCAGAAATCCATATCTATCCCAACCCCACAGAGAGACAGCTGTTTGTTTCCCTCCCGCAACCAAAGGAGACAAAAGAACTAATTATCGAAATAACAGACATTACCGGGCGAAAGGTCATCAGCACGAAACGACCCTGGGAAGCGATCATTGAAATGAGCCTGCCTCCATTGCCCGCTGGTACCTATATCGTGCAAATCCGGAGCGACCGCAATACATTTTCCAAACGCATAAACATTATCTGACGGGCGTTGGCTGCACATTTTTCGCAAACTATCGCAAAGAATCCCTATCTTTCGTGTATTAAACACCAGCCCTCATGCTCCGAACTATACTCCCTATCCTCCTCCTGCTTGCAGTTTCCTGCACGCCTCAGGCTGAAGTATCCACACCTCAGCGTGAATATATCTATGCCGGCACGTACTCCGTTCGCGGTAGCGAAGGGGTTTATGTCCTTGAATTTCAAAGAGATAGCAGCAAACTAGCGGTCATCCAAACTGCTACGACCCGCAATAATCCCTCATTTCTTGACATTAGCGCCGATGGCCGTTTTCTCTATTCTATCAATGGCCAGGGAATTGACTCGACGTCTAAATTTGGCTCTGTCGGTGCATTCTCCATCAATCAGGCCGATGGTAAACTCTCGCTGATCAATGAAGTTTCCGCTTACGGATCCGGCCCCTGTCATATTCAGTTTTCAGAAGATGGGCACTGGCTTTTCCTTTCTCACTATGGCGGAGGCTCTGTTTCTGTAATTACTGTCGAAGAAAATGGCGCTGCCGGTCCACTGGCTGACTCTCTTACCCATACCGGCAGCAGTGTCAACCCCACCCGTCAGGAAAAACCGCATACACATTCCGCGCAGTCTATCCCCGGTACGCCTTATTTTATGGTCGCAGATCTTGGACTAGACAAACTCATGATCTACGAAATGAAAGACGGCAAAATTACCCCAGCTCCGGTTCCCTTTGTGGCTACCGAACCAGGATCCGGCCCCCGGCATTTTGCCTTTCACCCATCAAGCGGACGCTTGTATGTAGGAGAAGAACTGACCAGCTCAGTAAGTGTACACGAATTAGATGTCAATGCAGGGATCACTGAGCAAATTCAAAGACTATCGACTTTACCCGATACCTTTACCCAATACAACTCCGTAGCAGACATTCACTTCAGCCCCGACGGAAAGTTTTTGTACGTATCCAACCGCGGACACAATAGCCTGGTGATTTATTCGGTCGATGCAGATTCGGGCAAACTTACCCTTGTCGGATTTCAAGAAACAATGGGCGAAACACCCCGCAATTTCATGATAGACCCCAAAGGGGAATTTGTGTTTGTCGCCCATCAAAATTCAGACAATATCGTCGGATTCAGGCGCGATGCCCAAACCGGAAAGCTTACTTACGCAGGAATAAATGTGAGCGTGCCCAGTCCGGTCTGTCTGAAGATGTTGATATTGTAAGAGAAAACAAAAAGCTCCCTTTCGCGTTCTAACCCGTACTCTGGAACTAATCATTATTTCCTTTGTAACGTATAAGAACCCGGGGACCGAATGAATTACGAGATATGGCTGTCTGGATTATTTTTATTGTATGTATTCTCTTCTTTCTTGCACTTGATCTGGGGGTTTTTAACAAAAATCCTCATATTATCAGAACCAAAGAGGCTTCGGTATGGACAGGTATATGGGTGACCATAGCCTTGAGTTTTTCGGTGGTGATCTACTGGTTGTATAAACACCACCTGGTCACCAATGTGCACAATATCGCCCCTCAGGAAGCTGCATTAAAATACATTACCGGCTACCTGATTGAACTATCGCTGAGCATTGACAATATCTTTGTCATTGCCGTCATCTTTAAATCCTTCCGCATTCCGCAAAAATACCAGCACAGAGTCTTGTTCTGGGGTATCATGGGCGCGATTGTTTTCCGGGCAGTGATGATATTGTTCGGCGTAATTCTGATTGAGAAGTTTACCTGGACCACTTATTTTTTCGGTATATTCCTGCTTTATACAGCCTTTGGAATGCTGAAACAAGACGACAGTGAGGAGGGGTTTGATCCTAAAGGTTCATGGGTATACCGGTTTGTTCGGAAATTTGTCCCTGTAACAGCGACTATGTCCGGAGAGCATTTTTTCATCAAAAAACGAAATCTTCATATAGCCACGCCTTTATTTATCGCCTTGATTGTCATAGAGGTAACCGATATTATCTTTGCGCTGGACAGCATCCCTGCGATTCTCGCAATTACCTCGGAGCCTTTTGTCGTTTTTAGTTCCAATATTCTGGCCATTATGGGTTTGCGTTCGATGTATTTTTTCCTCGCCAATATGCTCGAACGGTTCCACCATCTCAAATACAGCCTGCTGGTTATCCTTTCATTTGTCGGCATAAAAATGTTGCTGGTACATCATTTTAAATTTCCAGAGTGGTTTTCGCTGACATTTATCCTGGTATCTCTGCTGGCAGGAATTTTTGTTTCACTCATCTCTGTAAAAGAGCCGGTAAGCGAAAAATAGGAATTCAGGAAAAAAGCCTATATTCTCGAAAAAAAATATGGCTGAACCTGCTCCTGCCTCCCGTCTTGAATCCATCGATGCCCTCCGGGGCTTTGATATGCTGATGATTTCCGGTGCCGGAAGTTTCTTTTTTCTGCTTCATGGCAAAACTGGTCTCTCCTGGGTAGATGCCCTTGCTATGCAATTTGAGCACCCCACATGGAATGGTTTTACCTTCTACGACTTCATTTTTCCGCTGTTCCTCTTTATTTCGGGCGTTTCCCTGCCTTTTTCCCTCAACAGCGGACTAAAAAAAGGCCTTAGTAAACAACACCTTTACCGCAAAGCCTTTTTCCGGATGCTAATCCTGATTGGCCTGGGTATCCTGTATAAAAATGCACCGGTTCCCTTTTTCGAACCTTCAAAAATTCGATTTGTCAGTGTATTGGGGAGAATCGGCCTTGCCGGATTTGTCACCACAATCATTTACCTCAATTTTTCCCCCCGGGGGAGAATAGCCTGGATTGCAGGCATACTGCTGGGTTATTATGCTGCTTTGTTTCTGGTACCTGTACCGGGATATGGAGCGGGCGATCTCTCGTTTGAAGGAAATCTCGTGGGGTGGTTTGACCGCACATTTTTGCCCGGCAGACTGTTGCAGGGAACATATGACGAGTTGGGGCTGTTGACACAGTTTCCCGCTATGTGTCTGGCTATGCTGGGGGCCTTTGCGGGTGATATATTGCGGCTTGAAAAAAGTGAAAAACAAAAACTCAACTACCTGATTGCTGCGGGTTTGGGAGGAATAGCCCTGGGGCTGTTGTGGAGCCTTCATTTTCCGATCAACAAACACCTGTGGACCAGCGCGTTTATTTTACTGACCGGGGGAATGGGTTTTCTGGCGTTGGCGATATTTTACGGCGTGATTGATATTCTCGGCTATCGCAAATGGGCATTTTTCTTCAGAGTGATCGGGCTGAATTCACTGGCGATTTATCTGGTGTACCGGTTTGTAGACTTTGGTTATACATCGCGGCTGTTGTTTGAAGGTTTTTATACATGGACTGCCGAACCCTGGCACGAAGTGTGGCAAGCTTTGGGCGCCATGGGACTGGTATGGCTATTTTTGTATGTACTGTACAGAAACCGGTTGTTTGTGAAGGTGTAGTCGGGGTATATATTAGGTGCAAATAATAGTCTTTAAAAAGTCATTTTTACTAATTTATACCCAAAACATAATGGCTTGTAGACCAACCCCAAACAGAAGTAACCACGAATACTCCTGCGGGGATCTGACGACACGAATAATGAACGAATAAAAATCAAATTTTTGGGAGCCCATTCCGATCAGCATACATGATACCAACTCAATTATTTCTTATCCCCGACAGGGATATATTTTTTGCCTTAAATAATGAAGAAAGTAAAACTATAAGTATATGTCGTACGACCGGAAATATATCGACTATTACTGGACCGATCTGGACATCATTTTTAGGAAAAACTCAGATAATTTAACGGTTCTTAAAGACCTGATGCACGAGTTTTCGTTAAGAAATAGACGTGGTGCAAAAAAACTAAGGGAGAAAGTAGAAACCCGATTTAGCGACCTGCTCTTAGAGCAATTTAAATGGCCACAAACGAATGTTATTAAGGGCCGGAAAAGCTTAGAAGATGTTGACTGGTATGAGTATGGTATGTTGGGGGTTCTTGGTTATCATGTTGGAAAAAAGGGATTACAACAAAAAGATCGATGGTTGATTCTGGAAACTGTCTATTTTTTCGATTTACCTAAGATTAACGGTGAAACATATCATGTAGAATGGGGAAAACCAAAAACTGGTAAGCGCTTAAAAAAAATGGCAAACTCAATTGCTACATTTGCTAAACAGGCTAAAAAAAATTCTGAAAAGGATTATTCTATTGCTATTAATCAATGGGAAGATGATCTCCGGTATTTGAAGAAAACCTATTATACAGGAAAGTACAATTTTATATGGCCTCGCTAACTTTGTGGGGCACCATCTGCCCCCTGCCATTAAAAGACACCAATAAAGACACTAATAAAGACACTAATAAAGACACCAATAAAGACACGCAAACCCTGTCTGACAAGGAGCATATGGTATTGGATGAAATTCGAAAAAACCCACATATAACCACGGATCTGCTTTCTGAAAACATGGGGATCAATCCCCGAAATGTAAAAAAATATATTGCCCGCCTAAAGGCGCGCGACCTGTTGACTCGCATCGGTTCCCCCCGCAATGGCTATTGGAAGATTCTGTGAAGTATGAAGGCTCTTAGTAACCCCAAAAAAAGGATACCTGCCTTCAGGCTTTGGGCGCCATGGGACTGGTATGGCTGTTTTTGTATGTACTGTACAGAAACCGTTGTTTGTGAAGGTGTGAGAAATCAATAAAAAAAGGCTGCCCGAAGGCAGCCTTTTGAGTATCAAACTGTAAACGTAAACTTATTCGCATTTACTGTAGCCACACTCTTTGCAGGTGAGGCATCCTTCCTGATATACTAACGCGGGAGCGCCGCATTCGTTACAGGTATTTTCTACGGCTTCGGTTCCATCGGGAATAAACTGCTTCAGGGCGCGAACCAGGCCATTTTTCCAGGTGTTGAGAGATTCGGCGTCGAGGTGCAGCTTGGAGACCATATTGACCACATAGGGCAATGGCATCCCGTGGCGGAGCACACCGGAGATCAGTTTGGCATAGTTCCAGTACTCTTTGTTGAAAGTACGGGAAAGGCCTTCAATCGTGACTTTGTACCCTTCTTTATCCACATACTGGAAGTCATAACGTCCACGGCCATTGTCATCTTTTGTTTTGATGACCCAGCCTTTGTCCACCTGAGACAATACGGAGAAAGAATCTTTGGCCAGTCCGGTGAAAATCTCATACGGACGGTCAGCGAACAAACCGACAATTGCGACCCATGCATCGTCCTTGTTGTAGAAGCGGATTACTCTGGCTTCCAGTTTATCAGGGCGACGGGGCGCCAGCGTATCGGTAAATTCATTGGCTTTTTTCTTGGCCTTCTTGCCTTTGCCCGTATCATCATTGGAAACCAGTACCCCGGAGCGGCTGCCGTCGCGGTAAACGGTAATTCCTTTACAACCGCTTTCCCAACCCGTCATGTAAATTTTCTGCACCATCTCTTCCGTGGTGTCATTGGGGACGTTGACGGTCACGGAAATGGAGTGATCCACCCACTGCTGAATGGCGCCCTGCATTTTGACTTTCATCACCCAGTCCACATCGTTGGCTGTGGCGCCGGCATACGGCGAGCGGTCGATCAGTTGCTGAAGCTCCGCTTCACTCATGCGGGAAACCGTCTGGGTATTGTACCCTTGTTCACGCAGCCAGAGGACAAATTTGTGGTGGAAAACGTGAAATTCTTCCCACGCATCGCCTACGCTATCTACAAAATCCACGACGATATTCTGGTCATTGGGATTGACTTTACGGCGGCGTTTGTACGACACCATAAATACCGGTTCAATACCTGAGGTTGTCTGTGTCATCAGAGAAGTCGTACCGGTAGGAGCAATCGTGAGCAGGGCAATATTGCGGCGGCCATATTTAACCATATCTGCATAAAGCGCAGGATCTGCTTCTTTGATGCGTTGGATAAACGGATTATTGGCTTCACGCTCCGCGTTGTAAATCGGGAACGCGCCTCTGTCGCGGGCCATGTCCACCGAAGAGCGGTAGGCGGTCAGCGCCAGTTGTTTGTGCACTTCCACCGAAAAAGCAAGCGCTTCCTCACTTCCATAGCGAAGGCCTAAAGCGGCAAGCATATCTCCCTCGGCAGTAATACCCACACCCGTGCGGCGACCCTTGATACATTTTTCTTTGATTTTTTCCCAAAGCAGCCTTTCTGTGCGTTTTACTTCTTCGTCTTCGGGATCAGCTTCAATTTTGGTGACGATCGCGTCAATTTTTTCAAGCTCAAGATCTACGATATCGTCCATGATCCGCTGTGCCATTGTGACATATTTGCGGAAGCGGTCGAAATTGAAGCTCGCCTTTGCCGTAAACGGGTGATCCACAAAACTATAGAGATTCACTGCCAAGAGGCGGCAGCTGTCATAGGGGCACAAGGGGATTTCACCGCACGGATTCGTAGAAACGGTGCGGAATCCAAGGTCCTGATAACAATCCGGAATAGACTCTTTGCGCACGGTATCCCAGAAAAGAATACCCGGTTCGGCAGATGCCCAGGCATTGTGAATGATTTTTTTCCAAAGGTTACGGGCATCAATTTCATTTTCCACAACAGGACTTGGCCCATCGAGCGGATAACGCTGAACATAGGGTTTGCCGTCTTTCACCGCCTGCATAAACTCATCGTCGATTTTCACCGAGACATTGGCACCTGTCACTTTGGTACCATCGAGTTTGGCATCGATAAAACGCTCTGCGTCGGGGTGTTTGATCGAAATACTGAGCATCAAAGCACCTCTTCTTCCGTCCTGAGCAACTTCACGGGTAGAGTTGGAGTACCGCTCCATAAAAGGGACAACCCCTGTGGACGTTAGGGCACTGTTCATCACGGGGCTGCCTTTGGGGCGAATATGGGAAAGATCATGTCCTACACCGCCACGGCGTTTCATGAGTTGCACCTGCTCTTCGTCGAGTTTCATCACACCACCATAAGAGTCGGCGAGGTTGTCATGACCGATGACAAAGCAGTTGGAAAGAGAGATAATCTGATAGTCATTACCAATACCGGTCATAGGACCTCCCTGCGGAACGATATAAGTAAAGTCTTTTAGGGATTCATAAATCTCTTCTTCTGTATATCCGTTGGGATAATTACTTTCTATGCGAAAGATTTCTTTGGCAATCCGGCGATGCATATCATCGGGCGTCCGGTCATAAATATTGCCGTAAGAATCTTTCATGGCGTACTTGTTTATCCACACATTGGCGGCCAGCTCGTCTCCGTTGAAATATTTCACTGCTTGCGGCAGTACTTCAGGGTAGGTGTAGGTTGCGTGATGTTTTCCGTTGGAAGATTTTTTTGACTTGATGGATGGTGAGATCATGACGACGGGTATTTGTTTTGTTGATAGATAGTTTTTACGCATTGGTCTGCCTCCCGACTATGGGAAAACTAACCGTTGGGGTTCAGCTGCTTGGTTTTTAACAGGTTTTTGCGAGAAAAAGCTTTAGCATCCAGCCAGATACAGGGGATAAA
Proteins encoded in this region:
- a CDS encoding DUF5009 domain-containing protein; translated protein: MAEPAPASRLESIDALRGFDMLMISGAGSFFFLLHGKTGLSWVDALAMQFEHPTWNGFTFYDFIFPLFLFISGVSLPFSLNSGLKKGLSKQHLYRKAFFRMLILIGLGILYKNAPVPFFEPSKIRFVSVLGRIGLAGFVTTIIYLNFSPRGRIAWIAGILLGYYAALFLVPVPGYGAGDLSFEGNLVGWFDRTFLPGRLLQGTYDELGLLTQFPAMCLAMLGAFAGDILRLEKSEKQKLNYLIAAGLGGIALGLLWSLHFPINKHLWTSAFILLTGGMGFLALAIFYGVIDILGYRKWAFFFRVIGLNSLAIYLVYRFVDFGYTSRLLFEGFYTWTAEPWHEVWQALGAMGLVWLFLYVLYRNRLFVKV
- a CDS encoding winged helix-turn-helix transcriptional regulator gives rise to the protein MASLTLWGTICPLPLKDTNKDTNKDTNKDTNKDTQTLSDKEHMVLDEIRKNPHITTDLLSENMGINPRNVKKYIARLKARDLLTRIGSPRNGYWKIL
- a CDS encoding adenosylcobalamin-dependent ribonucleoside-diphosphate reductase, whose protein sequence is MISPSIKSKKSSNGKHHATYTYPEVLPQAVKYFNGDELAANVWINKYAMKDSYGNIYDRTPDDMHRRIAKEIFRIESNYPNGYTEEEIYESLKDFTYIVPQGGPMTGIGNDYQIISLSNCFVIGHDNLADSYGGVMKLDEEQVQLMKRRGGVGHDLSHIRPKGSPVMNSALTSTGVVPFMERYSNSTREVAQDGRRGALMLSISIKHPDAERFIDAKLDGTKVTGANVSVKIDDEFMQAVKDGKPYVQRYPLDGPSPVVENEIDARNLWKKIIHNAWASAEPGILFWDTVRKESIPDCYQDLGFRTVSTNPCGEIPLCPYDSCRLLAVNLYSFVDHPFTAKASFNFDRFRKYVTMAQRIMDDIVDLELEKIDAIVTKIEADPEDEEVKRTERLLWEKIKEKCIKGRRTGVGITAEGDMLAALGLRYGSEEALAFSVEVHKQLALTAYRSSVDMARDRGAFPIYNAEREANNPFIQRIKEADPALYADMVKYGRRNIALLTIAPTGTTSLMTQTTSGIEPVFMVSYKRRRKVNPNDQNIVVDFVDSVGDAWEEFHVFHHKFVLWLREQGYNTQTVSRMSEAELQQLIDRSPYAGATANDVDWVMKVKMQGAIQQWVDHSISVTVNVPNDTTEEMVQKIYMTGWESGCKGITVYRDGSRSGVLVSNDDTGKGKKAKKKANEFTDTLAPRRPDKLEARVIRFYNKDDAWVAIVGLFADRPYEIFTGLAKDSFSVLSQVDKGWVIKTKDDNGRGRYDFQYVDKEGYKVTIEGLSRTFNKEYWNYAKLISGVLRHGMPLPYVVNMVSKLHLDAESLNTWKNGLVRALKQFIPDGTEAVENTCNECGAPALVYQEGCLTCKECGYSKCE